Proteins from one Cicer arietinum cultivar CDC Frontier isolate Library 1 chromosome 3, Cicar.CDCFrontier_v2.0, whole genome shotgun sequence genomic window:
- the LOC101515519 gene encoding protein GAST1: MARKLCIVILCLVAIFLLPLQNHGEIVVSTVETPSPQPSKNSTTTQFPNHGITEGSLQPQECGPRCSNRCSNTQYKKPCLFFCQKCCAKCLCVPPGTYGNKQVCPCYNNWKTKRGGPKCP; this comes from the exons ATGGCAAGAAAACTATGCATCGTTATACTATGTCTAGTTGcaatttttcttcttcctctacAAAACCAT GGCGAGATTGTTGTATCCACCGTTGAAACTCCATCTCCACAGCCTAGCAAAAACAGTACCACTACTCAATTTCCCAAT CACGGCATCACTGAAGGCAGTCTTCAACCACAAG AATGTGGACCACGTTGTTCCAATAGATGCTCAAACACACAATACAAGAAGCCGTGCTTGTTCTTTTGTCAAAAGTGTTGTGCCAAGTGCTTATGTGTGCCTCCTGGAACTTATGGCAATAAGCAGGTTTGTCCTTGCTACAACAATTGGAAGACAAAAAGGGGAGGACCTAAGTGCCCTTAA
- the LOC101488269 gene encoding uncharacterized protein isoform X1, with protein MKTDKHCRLWWPRQLLSNQESSSSILFGWFVTCSPSSLDIVVAFTCSEVLLSSSSPGIEGIIHDVHRSMPTILQDRSVFSVLGLCISDTARNSLTAEAEVDKKKFSHCGNAWAEGSTSVHQKNNCKSCSFLQLDGSLRKSSQSFVGKSNWVLLKFDSSEQDDVGIYRLPKLHHIHCNGLSVSEYDVHVIVYETPSYGAHHFSLRHYGPNEQANTPLKNPKWVDELHKKQQFIDLDTVILAINCTSAAKRIYDRHVIPRRSLSQLSLFAMCFVIIGHLFSKFLASFSTVFYVVLQFFQTHFNHESESWLYVTSANVFKKTAWINIRIRCCQILYWPILLQENELRSQSCVEYAEKDAMHRHSMWSSLVVDILLGNLVGWSMLYHEESIRLSGLNFVHWFATFLRSGCVWLMGNPAGFKLNAELAGVLGMLSLNAIQVWSTLWIFVGFIFNYIIRGLFILGILCGFTVPASLIIDMIALGTLHVSTLHWLISLVYSSQIQALAALWRLFRGRKWNPLRQRLDSFDYTVKQHIVGSLLFTPLLLLLPTTSVFYIFFSIVDTTVNLICILIEVTISIIHATPYIKIFLWLTRPGRFPSGIWLEIFGCQSNHTVSTIGDFADEINSSKESLHQKDFSREKSSILVSILRSNYLSIGKVILPHYRHAFLWISGSFVSTVAYGILIGQRMPSMRGTLLPSPMPWMSLPYKEYWCLCHDSIIACFR; from the exons ATGAAGACGGACAAACATTGTAGACTTTGGTGGCCAAGGCAGCTCTTATCAAACCAGGAATCCTCCTCCAGTATTTTATTCGGGTGGTTTGTCACCTGCTCACCGTCATCCCTTGACATTGTTGTAGCCTTTACTTGTAGTGAAGTCTTGCTTTCTAGTTCTAGTCCTGGCATTGAG GGGATCATTCATGACGTACACAGGAGCATGCCCACAATTCTTCAAGATAGGTCCGTGTTCTCTGTACTTGGTCTGTGTATCAGTGACACTGCTAGGAATAGTTTGACTGCTGAAGCagaagttgataaaaaaaagttctCTCATTGTGGCAATGCATGGGCAGAGGGAAGTACAAGTGTACACCAAAAGAATAACTGTAAGAGTTGCAGTTTCCTCCAATTAGATGGATCGTTGAGGAAAAGTAGCCAATCTTTTGTTGGAAAGAGTAATTGGGTCCTTCTGAAGTTCGATTCTTCTGAACAGGATGATGTAGGAATTTACAGGCTTCCAAAATTGCACCACATTCATTGCAATGGACTAAGTGTGTCAGAATATGATGTTCAC GTAATAGTTTATGAAACACCTTCTTATGGTGCTCATCATTTCTCGCTGCGTCATTATGGTCCAAATGAGCAAGCAAATACTCCCCTTAAGAACCCTAAGTGGGTTGATGAGCTTCATAAAAAGCAGCAATTCATTGATTTG GATACAGTTATTCTGGCAATTAATTGCACATCTGCTGCTAAAAGAATCTATGACAGACATGTGATTCCAAGAAGATCCTTGAGCCAACTCTCCCTATTTGCCAT GTGTTTTGTTATCATAGGGCATCTGTTTTCCAAGTTTTTGGCTTCGTTCTCCACTGTGTTTTATGTTGTTCTTCAGTTTTTCCAAACACATTTTAATCATGAATCAGAATCATGGTTGTATGTGACATCAGCAAATGTATTCAAGAAGACTGCATGGATAAATATCCGAATCCGCTGTTGTCAGATATTATATTGGCCAATTCTTCTTCAGGAGAACGAGCTTAG GTCACAATCATGTGTTGAATATGCTGAGAAAGATGCAATGCATAGGCATTCTATGTGGTCATCTCTGGTTGTTGATATTCTCCTGGGAAATTTGGTTGGCTGGTCGATGTTATATCATGAAGAATCAATTCGTTTGTCGGGTTTGAACTTTGTCCACTGGTTTGCCACATTTTTGCGCTCTGGGTGTGTTTGGTTAATGGGAAACCCTGCAGGCTTCAAATTGAAT GCCGAGCTGGCAGGAGTACTTGGCATGCTTTCTTTGAATGCAATCCAAGTATGGTCAACACTCTGGATCTTTGTGGGTTtcatattcaattatattattcgaGGTCTTTTTATATTAGGAATTCTTTGTGGATTCACTGTACCTGCTTCTTTGATCATAGACATGATTGCGTTGGGAACCTTACATGTTTCAACTCTTCATTGGTTGATTTCACTTGTTTATTCATCACAAATACAGGCATTAGCAGCCTTGTGGCGGCTTTTCAG GGGTCGGAAGTGGAATCCTCTTCGCCAGAGGTTGGATAGTTTTGACTACACTGTGAAGCAACATATTGTCGGATCTCTTTTATTTACGCCACTTTTACTTCTGTTACCAACTACTTCCGTTTTCTACATATTCTTTAGTATTGTTGACACGACCGTTAACCTTATCTGCATACTTATTGAAGTTACTATTTCAATAATTCATGCTACACCTTATATCAAGATATTTCTTTGGTTGACGAGACCAGGAAGATTCCCTAGTGGAATATGGCTTGAAATTTTTGGTTGTCAGAGTAATCATACTGTTTCTACAATTGGGGATTTTGCTGATGAAATAAACTCATCCAAGGAATCattgcatcaaaaggatttcaGTAGAGAAAAATCTAGTATCCTGGTTTCGATTCTCCGCAGCAACTATTTGAGCATAG GAAAAGTTATCTTGCCTCACTACAGACATGCATTTTTGTGGATTTCTGGGTCATTTGTTTCCACAGTAGCTTATGGAATTCTCATTGGGCAAAG AATGCCATCTATGCGTGGAACTCTTCTTCCTTCACCAATGCCATGGATGTCCCTGCCCTACAAAGAGTATTGGTGCCTTTGTCATGATTCAATTATTGCCTGCTTCAGATGA
- the LOC101488269 gene encoding uncharacterized protein isoform X2: MPTILQDRSVFSVLGLCISDTARNSLTAEAEVDKKKFSHCGNAWAEGSTSVHQKNNCKSCSFLQLDGSLRKSSQSFVGKSNWVLLKFDSSEQDDVGIYRLPKLHHIHCNGLSVSEYDVHVIVYETPSYGAHHFSLRHYGPNEQANTPLKNPKWVDELHKKQQFIDLDTVILAINCTSAAKRIYDRHVIPRRSLSQLSLFAMCFVIIGHLFSKFLASFSTVFYVVLQFFQTHFNHESESWLYVTSANVFKKTAWINIRIRCCQILYWPILLQENELRSQSCVEYAEKDAMHRHSMWSSLVVDILLGNLVGWSMLYHEESIRLSGLNFVHWFATFLRSGCVWLMGNPAGFKLNAELAGVLGMLSLNAIQVWSTLWIFVGFIFNYIIRGLFILGILCGFTVPASLIIDMIALGTLHVSTLHWLISLVYSSQIQALAALWRLFRGRKWNPLRQRLDSFDYTVKQHIVGSLLFTPLLLLLPTTSVFYIFFSIVDTTVNLICILIEVTISIIHATPYIKIFLWLTRPGRFPSGIWLEIFGCQSNHTVSTIGDFADEINSSKESLHQKDFSREKSSILVSILRSNYLSIGKVILPHYRHAFLWISGSFVSTVAYGILIGQRMPSMRGTLLPSPMPWMSLPYKEYWCLCHDSIIACFR, from the exons ATGCCCACAATTCTTCAAGATAGGTCCGTGTTCTCTGTACTTGGTCTGTGTATCAGTGACACTGCTAGGAATAGTTTGACTGCTGAAGCagaagttgataaaaaaaagttctCTCATTGTGGCAATGCATGGGCAGAGGGAAGTACAAGTGTACACCAAAAGAATAACTGTAAGAGTTGCAGTTTCCTCCAATTAGATGGATCGTTGAGGAAAAGTAGCCAATCTTTTGTTGGAAAGAGTAATTGGGTCCTTCTGAAGTTCGATTCTTCTGAACAGGATGATGTAGGAATTTACAGGCTTCCAAAATTGCACCACATTCATTGCAATGGACTAAGTGTGTCAGAATATGATGTTCAC GTAATAGTTTATGAAACACCTTCTTATGGTGCTCATCATTTCTCGCTGCGTCATTATGGTCCAAATGAGCAAGCAAATACTCCCCTTAAGAACCCTAAGTGGGTTGATGAGCTTCATAAAAAGCAGCAATTCATTGATTTG GATACAGTTATTCTGGCAATTAATTGCACATCTGCTGCTAAAAGAATCTATGACAGACATGTGATTCCAAGAAGATCCTTGAGCCAACTCTCCCTATTTGCCAT GTGTTTTGTTATCATAGGGCATCTGTTTTCCAAGTTTTTGGCTTCGTTCTCCACTGTGTTTTATGTTGTTCTTCAGTTTTTCCAAACACATTTTAATCATGAATCAGAATCATGGTTGTATGTGACATCAGCAAATGTATTCAAGAAGACTGCATGGATAAATATCCGAATCCGCTGTTGTCAGATATTATATTGGCCAATTCTTCTTCAGGAGAACGAGCTTAG GTCACAATCATGTGTTGAATATGCTGAGAAAGATGCAATGCATAGGCATTCTATGTGGTCATCTCTGGTTGTTGATATTCTCCTGGGAAATTTGGTTGGCTGGTCGATGTTATATCATGAAGAATCAATTCGTTTGTCGGGTTTGAACTTTGTCCACTGGTTTGCCACATTTTTGCGCTCTGGGTGTGTTTGGTTAATGGGAAACCCTGCAGGCTTCAAATTGAAT GCCGAGCTGGCAGGAGTACTTGGCATGCTTTCTTTGAATGCAATCCAAGTATGGTCAACACTCTGGATCTTTGTGGGTTtcatattcaattatattattcgaGGTCTTTTTATATTAGGAATTCTTTGTGGATTCACTGTACCTGCTTCTTTGATCATAGACATGATTGCGTTGGGAACCTTACATGTTTCAACTCTTCATTGGTTGATTTCACTTGTTTATTCATCACAAATACAGGCATTAGCAGCCTTGTGGCGGCTTTTCAG GGGTCGGAAGTGGAATCCTCTTCGCCAGAGGTTGGATAGTTTTGACTACACTGTGAAGCAACATATTGTCGGATCTCTTTTATTTACGCCACTTTTACTTCTGTTACCAACTACTTCCGTTTTCTACATATTCTTTAGTATTGTTGACACGACCGTTAACCTTATCTGCATACTTATTGAAGTTACTATTTCAATAATTCATGCTACACCTTATATCAAGATATTTCTTTGGTTGACGAGACCAGGAAGATTCCCTAGTGGAATATGGCTTGAAATTTTTGGTTGTCAGAGTAATCATACTGTTTCTACAATTGGGGATTTTGCTGATGAAATAAACTCATCCAAGGAATCattgcatcaaaaggatttcaGTAGAGAAAAATCTAGTATCCTGGTTTCGATTCTCCGCAGCAACTATTTGAGCATAG GAAAAGTTATCTTGCCTCACTACAGACATGCATTTTTGTGGATTTCTGGGTCATTTGTTTCCACAGTAGCTTATGGAATTCTCATTGGGCAAAG AATGCCATCTATGCGTGGAACTCTTCTTCCTTCACCAATGCCATGGATGTCCCTGCCCTACAAAGAGTATTGGTGCCTTTGTCATGATTCAATTATTGCCTGCTTCAGATGA